The following coding sequences lie in one Streptomyces sp. NBC_00510 genomic window:
- a CDS encoding DUF4188 domain-containing protein, with product MSAQLIPGRNTAAAEGGVVVFLIGMRINRFRSLGSWLPVFRAMPRMLRELSQDDGSGFLGYRLLFGGPRVIYVVQYWKSTEQLFAYASQRDKQHRPAWAAFNRRARAGKGRVGFWHETYAVPAGGYESVYVDMPAFGLGAATGVVPVGRRGETAAQRLKAGEGRAA from the coding sequence ATGTCCGCGCAGCTGATTCCGGGCCGCAACACCGCCGCCGCCGAGGGCGGCGTCGTCGTGTTCCTCATCGGGATGCGGATCAACCGCTTCCGGTCCCTGGGCAGCTGGCTCCCGGTGTTCCGGGCCATGCCGCGCATGCTGCGGGAGCTGTCGCAGGACGACGGGAGCGGGTTCCTCGGGTACCGGCTGCTGTTCGGCGGACCCCGTGTGATCTACGTCGTCCAGTACTGGAAGTCCACGGAGCAGCTCTTCGCCTACGCCTCCCAGCGGGACAAGCAGCACCGGCCCGCGTGGGCGGCGTTCAACCGCCGCGCGCGGGCCGGCAAGGGCCGGGTGGGCTTCTGGCACGAGACGTACGCCGTGCCGGCGGGCGGCTACGAGTCCGTGTACGTCGACATGCCCGCCTTCGGACTGGGCGCCGCGACCGGGGTCGTCCCGGTGGGCCGCCGTGGTGAGACGGCGGCCCAGCGGCTGAAGGCGGGCGAGGGGCGGGCGGCCTGA
- the gltX gene encoding glutamate--tRNA ligase gives MTSAAPVRVRFCPSPTGNPHVGLVRTVLFNWAFARHHQGTLVFRIEDTDAARDSEESYQQLLEAMRWLGFDWDEGPEVGGPHAPYRQSQRMDVYKDVAAKLLGSGHAYKCYCTTEELDERREAARAAGRPSGYDGHCRDLTAEQVDAYEREGREPIVRFRMPDETITFTDLVRGELTFTPDNVPDYGIVRANGAPLYTLVNPVDDALMEITHVLRGEDLLSSTPRQIALYRALAEIGVGNGTTPYFGHLPYVMGEGNKKLSKRDPQSSLNLYRERGFLPEGLLNYLSLLGWSLSADRDVFTVEEMVAAFDIDAVNANPARFDLKKAEAINADHIRMLDVKAFAEACGPWLKAPFAPWAPEAFDQAAFEAIAPHAQTRLTVLSDITDNVDFLFLDTPVEDEASWQKAMKDAAAASALLTTARENLAAADWNAEALKDAVLAAGETHGLKLGKAQAPVRVAVTGRTVGLPLFESLEVLGRERTLARVDAALAKLAG, from the coding sequence GTGACTAGCGCAGCACCCGTACGCGTACGTTTCTGCCCCTCGCCGACCGGCAACCCGCACGTGGGCCTGGTCCGCACCGTCCTGTTCAACTGGGCGTTCGCCCGCCACCACCAGGGCACCCTGGTCTTCCGCATCGAGGACACCGACGCCGCCCGCGACTCCGAGGAGTCGTACCAGCAGCTGCTGGAGGCCATGCGCTGGCTCGGCTTCGACTGGGACGAGGGCCCCGAGGTCGGCGGCCCGCACGCGCCCTACCGGCAGTCGCAGCGCATGGACGTCTACAAGGACGTCGCCGCGAAGCTGCTCGGGTCCGGCCACGCGTACAAGTGCTACTGCACCACCGAGGAGCTCGACGAGCGCCGCGAGGCCGCCCGCGCCGCCGGCCGCCCCTCCGGCTACGACGGCCACTGCCGCGACCTCACCGCCGAGCAGGTCGACGCGTACGAGCGCGAGGGCCGCGAGCCCATCGTCCGCTTCCGCATGCCCGACGAGACGATCACCTTCACCGACCTCGTCCGCGGCGAGCTGACCTTCACCCCGGACAACGTGCCCGACTACGGCATCGTCCGGGCCAACGGCGCCCCGCTGTACACGCTGGTCAACCCGGTCGACGACGCGCTGATGGAGATCACGCACGTGCTGCGCGGCGAGGACCTGCTGTCCTCCACCCCGCGCCAGATCGCGCTCTACCGCGCGCTCGCCGAGATCGGCGTCGGCAACGGCACGACCCCGTACTTCGGCCACCTGCCGTACGTCATGGGCGAGGGCAACAAGAAGCTCTCCAAGCGCGACCCGCAGTCCTCCCTCAACCTCTACCGGGAGCGCGGCTTCCTCCCCGAGGGCCTGCTGAACTACCTGTCGCTGCTCGGCTGGTCGCTCTCCGCCGACCGCGACGTCTTCACCGTCGAGGAGATGGTGGCCGCCTTCGACATCGACGCGGTCAACGCCAACCCGGCGCGCTTCGACCTCAAGAAGGCCGAGGCGATCAACGCCGACCACATCCGCATGCTGGACGTGAAGGCGTTCGCCGAGGCCTGCGGCCCGTGGCTGAAGGCCCCGTTCGCCCCCTGGGCGCCCGAGGCGTTCGACCAGGCCGCCTTCGAGGCGATCGCGCCGCACGCGCAGACCCGTCTGACCGTGCTCTCCGACATCACCGACAACGTCGACTTCCTCTTCCTCGACACGCCGGTGGAGGACGAGGCGTCCTGGCAGAAGGCGATGAAGGACGCGGCCGCCGCCTCGGCGCTGCTCACCACCGCCCGCGAGAACCTGGCGGCCGCCGACTGGAACGCCGAGGCCCTGAAGGACGCCGTCCTCGCCGCCGGCGAGACCCACGGCCTCAAGCTCGGCAAGGCCCAGGCGCCGGTCCGGGTCGCCGTCACCGGCCGCACCGTCGGACTGCCGCTCTTCGAGTCCCTCGAAGTGCTCGGCCGCGAGCGCACCCTGGCCCGCGTCGACGCCGCCCTGGCGAAGCTCGCCGGCTGA
- the leuD gene encoding 3-isopropylmalate dehydratase small subunit yields the protein MEAFTTHTGRAVPLRRSNADTDQIIPAHWLKKVTRNGFEDGLFEAWRKDPEFVLNRPERQGATVLVAGPDFGTGSSREHAVWALQNYGFKAVISARFADIFRGNSLKNGLLTVILPQETVEELWKLTESDPTAEITVDLEAREVRAEGITAPFELDDNARWRLLNGLDDISLTLQNEADITAYETKRPSFKPQTLQL from the coding sequence ATGGAAGCTTTCACCACGCACACCGGCCGCGCCGTCCCGCTGCGCCGCAGCAACGCCGACACGGACCAGATCATCCCGGCCCACTGGCTGAAGAAGGTCACCCGCAACGGCTTCGAGGACGGCCTGTTCGAGGCCTGGCGCAAGGACCCCGAGTTCGTCCTCAACCGGCCCGAGCGCCAGGGGGCCACCGTCCTGGTCGCGGGCCCGGACTTCGGCACCGGCTCCTCCCGCGAGCACGCGGTGTGGGCCCTGCAGAACTACGGTTTCAAGGCGGTCATCTCCGCGCGCTTCGCCGACATCTTCCGCGGCAACTCGTTGAAGAACGGCCTGCTCACCGTGATCCTGCCGCAGGAGACGGTCGAGGAGCTCTGGAAGCTGACCGAGTCCGACCCGACGGCCGAGATCACCGTCGACCTGGAGGCCCGCGAGGTCCGCGCCGAGGGGATCACCGCCCCCTTCGAACTGGACGACAACGCCCGCTGGCGGCTGCTCAACGGCCTGGACGACATCAGCCTCACCCTGCAGAACGAGGCCGACATCACCGCCTACGAGACCAAGCGCCCCTCCTTCAAGCCGCAGACCCTGCAGCTCTGA
- a CDS encoding pseudouridine synthase — MRRRTRPPIPPLPQRRGVDPVRVRLPGTGTWATVRDHLVDRFGAAVSPQRVDAMFAAGEVHGADGPLSPDAAYRPGGYVWFHRELPEEVPVPFGIEVLHRDDRLLVVDKPHFLATMPRGGHVVETALTRLRHDLALPELSPAHRLDRLTAGVVMFVIRPELRGAYQTIFRDRLARKEYEAVARHDPALALPRTVESRIVKERGEMAAREVPGEPNARSHVELLDHRDGLARYRLRPETGRTHQLRVHMNALGVPILGDPVYPHVLPPAAPGDFSRPLRLLARVLEFDDPVTGERHRFESGRTLFTRCPPRAGTPDGAQG, encoded by the coding sequence ATGCGCCGCAGGACCAGGCCCCCGATCCCCCCGCTGCCCCAGCGCCGCGGGGTCGACCCCGTGCGCGTGCGGCTGCCCGGCACCGGGACCTGGGCGACGGTCCGCGACCACCTGGTGGACCGGTTCGGCGCCGCGGTCTCCCCGCAGCGGGTGGACGCCATGTTCGCGGCGGGGGAGGTGCACGGCGCCGACGGCCCGCTTTCCCCTGACGCCGCCTACCGTCCGGGCGGCTACGTCTGGTTCCACCGGGAACTGCCGGAGGAGGTCCCGGTGCCCTTCGGCATCGAGGTGCTCCACCGGGACGACCGGCTGCTCGTCGTCGACAAGCCCCACTTCCTCGCCACCATGCCGCGCGGCGGCCACGTCGTGGAGACGGCGCTCACCCGGTTGCGCCACGACCTCGCGCTGCCCGAGTTGAGCCCGGCCCACCGCCTCGACCGGCTCACGGCGGGCGTGGTGATGTTCGTGATCCGCCCCGAGCTGCGCGGCGCCTACCAGACGATCTTCCGGGACCGGCTGGCCCGCAAGGAGTACGAGGCGGTGGCCCGGCACGACCCCGCCCTGGCGCTGCCGCGCACGGTGGAGAGCCGGATCGTGAAGGAGCGCGGTGAGATGGCGGCCCGGGAGGTCCCCGGCGAGCCCAACGCCCGCAGCCACGTGGAACTGCTGGACCACCGCGACGGGCTGGCCCGCTACCGGCTCCGCCCCGAGACCGGCCGTACCCATCAGTTGCGGGTGCACATGAACGCCCTGGGGGTGCCGATCCTCGGCGACCCCGTCTACCCGCACGTCCTGCCGCCCGCCGCACCCGGCGACTTCTCCCGCCCGCTGCGGCTGCTGGCCCGGGTGCTGGAGTTCGACGACCCCGTGACGGGCGAGCGGCACCGTTTCGAGAGCGGCCGGACGCTGTTCACCCGGTGTCCGCCACGTGCCGGTACCCCGGACGGAGCACAGGGCTAG
- a CDS encoding HAD family hydrolase translates to MPIRAVLWDIDDTIFDYSGAERAGALRHLEAEGLLGAFGGEERALRTWREVMETHYARFLTGELTFTEHRRERVRALLGPTVGDAAADAWFAAYYVHFEAAWAVFPDVVPVLEALTPGYRHGLLSNSSTAHQERKLTRLGLRDRFECLVCSQELGHAKPAPEAFLGACRALGLPPAEVAYVGDKADTDARGADAAGLYGVWLDRTGSVTAPDLRRIMGLAELPALLAADTRFGAPSPIG, encoded by the coding sequence ATGCCGATCCGCGCCGTGCTCTGGGACATCGACGACACGATCTTCGACTACTCGGGCGCCGAGCGGGCCGGAGCGCTGCGTCACCTGGAGGCCGAGGGTCTGCTCGGCGCGTTCGGCGGCGAGGAGCGGGCGCTGCGGACGTGGCGCGAGGTCATGGAGACGCACTACGCGCGCTTCCTCACCGGAGAGCTGACCTTCACCGAGCACCGCAGGGAGCGGGTCAGGGCCTTGCTGGGGCCGACCGTCGGCGACGCCGCGGCCGACGCCTGGTTCGCGGCCTACTACGTCCATTTCGAGGCCGCCTGGGCGGTCTTCCCCGACGTCGTACCGGTCCTGGAGGCCCTCACCCCCGGCTACCGGCACGGCCTGCTGTCCAACTCCAGCACCGCCCACCAGGAGCGCAAGCTGACCCGGCTGGGCCTGCGCGACCGCTTCGAGTGCCTGGTGTGCTCGCAGGAACTGGGGCACGCCAAGCCCGCGCCGGAGGCCTTCCTGGGAGCGTGCCGGGCGCTGGGACTGCCGCCGGCGGAGGTCGCCTACGTGGGCGACAAGGCCGACACCGACGCGCGCGGCGCGGACGCGGCGGGCCTGTACGGGGTGTGGCTGGACCGTACGGGTTCCGTCACCGCGCCGGACCTGCGGCGGATCATGGGGCTCGCGGAGCTGCCCGCACTTCTGGCGGCGGATACTCGTTTTGGAGCCCCGTCACCGATCGGGTAA
- a CDS encoding fumarylacetoacetate hydrolase family protein: protein MRIARFSIDGNVAFGVVEGDESVPDGLVLDIIKGIPFAEYERSGTKVPLSKVRLLPPVLPSKVVAIGRNYAEHAAELGNEVPEVPVAFFKPSTSVIGPGDPIVYPSFSQEVHHEAELAVVIGRMCREVPRERVAEVVLGYTCANDVTARDAQKAEKQWARAKGFDSSCPIGPWIETDLDLAAANDLAVTATVNGEPRQSGRTSQMIRSIEDLIVHITEAMTLLPGDVVLTGTPAGVGPLHVGDEVAVTIEGIGTLTNKVIKRD, encoded by the coding sequence GTGCGCATCGCCAGGTTCTCCATCGACGGCAATGTCGCCTTCGGCGTCGTCGAGGGCGACGAGTCCGTCCCGGACGGACTCGTCCTCGACATCATCAAGGGCATCCCGTTCGCCGAGTACGAGCGCTCCGGCACGAAGGTGCCGCTGAGCAAGGTCCGGCTGCTGCCGCCCGTGCTCCCCAGCAAGGTCGTCGCGATCGGGCGGAACTACGCCGAACACGCCGCCGAACTGGGCAACGAGGTGCCGGAGGTCCCGGTCGCCTTCTTCAAGCCGTCCACCTCGGTGATCGGCCCGGGCGACCCCATCGTCTACCCCTCCTTCTCGCAGGAGGTGCACCACGAGGCCGAGCTCGCCGTCGTCATCGGACGGATGTGCCGCGAGGTCCCGCGCGAGCGCGTCGCCGAGGTCGTCCTCGGGTACACCTGCGCCAACGACGTCACCGCGCGGGACGCCCAGAAGGCCGAGAAGCAGTGGGCGCGCGCCAAGGGCTTCGACTCCTCGTGCCCCATCGGCCCCTGGATCGAGACGGACCTGGACCTCGCCGCCGCCAACGACCTCGCCGTCACCGCCACCGTCAACGGCGAACCGCGCCAGTCCGGCCGCACGAGCCAGATGATCCGCTCCATCGAGGACCTGATCGTGCACATCACCGAGGCCATGACGCTGCTCCCGGGCGACGTCGTCCTCACCGGCACCCCGGCGGGGGTCGGACCGCTCCACGTCGGCGACGAGGTCGCCGTCACCATCGAAGGCATCGGCACTCTCACCAACAAGGTGATCAAGCGTGACTAG
- a CDS encoding MerR family transcriptional regulator, which produces MRLAELSERSGVATATIKYYLREGLLQPGRRVTATQAEYGEEHLRRLRFVRALIQIGKVPVATAREVLAAVEDESLNQHLRLGAATFVLPHGPEPDEDDPATETARREVDGLMAELGWRYGGEEHGPSPAYRMLVTAVAALTRLGYPSGARHLAPYARLAAQQAVHDLDLVETYDTPLEQAAAAVTLTVLYEPVLLSLRRLAEAEESRRRFGVG; this is translated from the coding sequence ATGCGACTGGCGGAGCTGAGTGAACGCAGCGGCGTGGCGACGGCCACGATCAAGTACTACCTGCGCGAGGGACTGCTGCAGCCCGGCCGTCGCGTCACGGCCACGCAGGCCGAGTACGGGGAGGAGCACCTGCGCCGGCTGCGCTTCGTCCGGGCGCTGATCCAGATCGGCAAGGTGCCGGTGGCCACCGCACGGGAGGTGCTCGCCGCGGTGGAGGACGAGTCGCTCAACCAGCACCTGCGGCTCGGCGCCGCCACCTTCGTCCTGCCGCACGGCCCGGAGCCCGACGAGGACGACCCGGCGACGGAGACCGCCCGCCGCGAGGTGGACGGTCTGATGGCCGAACTCGGCTGGCGGTACGGCGGCGAGGAGCACGGCCCCTCCCCCGCGTACCGGATGCTCGTCACGGCGGTCGCCGCCCTGACCCGCCTCGGATACCCCAGCGGCGCGCGGCACTTGGCGCCCTACGCGCGGCTGGCCGCCCAACAGGCCGTCCACGACCTGGATCTGGTCGAGACGTACGACACCCCGCTGGAACAGGCGGCCGCCGCCGTGACGCTCACGGTGCTCTACGAGCCCGTGCTGCTGAGCCTGCGCCGGCTCGCCGAGGCCGAGGAGTCCCGGCGCCGCTTCGGAGTTGGGTGA
- the ndgR gene encoding IclR family transcriptional regulator NdgR, whose translation MDNSSGVGVLDKAALVLSALESGPATLAGLVGATGLARPTAHRLAVALEHHRMVARDMQGRFILGPRLSELAAAAGEDRLLATAGPVLTHLRDMTGESAQLYRRQGDMRICVAAAERLSGLRDTVPVGSTLPMKAGSAAQVLLAWEEPERLHRGLQGARFTATALSGVRRRGWAQSIGEREPGVASVSAPVRGPSNRVVAAVSVSGPIERLTRHPGRMHAQSVVDAAARLSESLRRSG comes from the coding sequence ATGGACAACAGTAGTGGCGTCGGCGTTCTCGACAAGGCGGCTCTGGTGCTGAGCGCACTGGAGTCCGGCCCGGCCACCCTGGCCGGGCTCGTGGGCGCCACGGGTCTCGCCCGCCCCACCGCACACCGTCTTGCCGTCGCCCTGGAGCACCACCGGATGGTGGCGCGCGACATGCAGGGGCGCTTCATCCTCGGCCCGCGGCTGTCCGAACTGGCCGCCGCGGCGGGCGAGGACCGCCTGCTGGCCACGGCCGGGCCGGTGCTCACGCATCTGCGCGACATGACCGGCGAGAGCGCCCAGCTCTACCGCCGCCAGGGCGACATGCGCATCTGCGTGGCCGCCGCCGAGCGCCTGTCCGGACTGCGGGACACCGTCCCGGTCGGCTCCACGCTGCCGATGAAGGCCGGCTCCGCCGCCCAGGTCCTGCTCGCGTGGGAGGAGCCGGAGCGGCTCCACCGCGGGCTGCAGGGGGCCCGCTTCACCGCCACCGCGCTCTCCGGCGTACGGCGCCGCGGCTGGGCCCAGTCGATCGGCGAGCGCGAACCGGGCGTGGCGTCCGTCTCGGCCCCGGTGCGCGGCCCGTCCAACCGCGTCGTGGCGGCGGTCTCCGTCTCCGGCCCGATCGAGCGGCTCACCCGGCACCCCGGGCGCATGCACGCCCAGTCCGTCGTCGACGCCGCCGCCCGCCTGTCCGAGTCCCTGCGCCGCAGCGGCTGA
- the leuC gene encoding 3-isopropylmalate dehydratase large subunit: MARTLAEKVWEDHVVRRAEGEPDLLFIDLHLLHEVTSPQAFDGLRMNGRPVRRLDLTIATEDHNTPTLDIDKPIADPVSRTQLETLRKNCAEFGVRLHPLGDVEQGVVHVVGPQLGLTQPGMTVVCGDSHTSTHGAFGALAFGIGTSQVEHVLATQTLPLAPFRTMAITVDGELPDGVSAKDLILAIIARIGTGGGQGYVIEYRGSAIEKLSMEARMTICNMSIEAGARAGMIAPDRTTFDYLQGRPHAPQGEDWDAAVAYWSTLRTDEDAVFDHEVVIDAASLSPFVTWGTNPGQGAPLSASVPDPAGFEDPSDRLAAEKALEYMALEPGTPLREVKVDTVFVGSCTNGRIEDLRSAASVVKGRKIADGVRMLVVPGSVRVALQAVEEGLDKVFKEAGAEWRHAGCSMCLGMNPDQLAPGERSASTSNRNFEGRQGKGGRTHLVSPQVAAATAVTGHLSSPADLPGAAVLEA; encoded by the coding sequence ATGGCACGGACACTCGCGGAAAAGGTCTGGGAGGATCACGTCGTACGGCGCGCCGAGGGCGAGCCCGACCTCCTCTTCATCGACCTGCACCTGCTCCACGAGGTCACCAGCCCGCAGGCCTTCGACGGTCTGCGGATGAACGGCCGCCCGGTGCGCCGGCTGGACCTCACCATCGCGACCGAGGACCACAACACCCCCACCCTCGACATCGACAAGCCGATCGCCGACCCGGTGTCGCGCACGCAGCTGGAGACGCTGCGCAAGAACTGCGCCGAGTTCGGGGTGCGGCTGCACCCGCTGGGCGACGTCGAGCAGGGCGTGGTGCACGTCGTCGGTCCGCAGCTGGGCCTGACGCAGCCGGGCATGACGGTCGTCTGCGGTGACAGCCACACCTCCACCCACGGCGCCTTCGGCGCGCTGGCGTTCGGCATCGGCACCAGCCAGGTCGAGCACGTGCTGGCCACCCAGACCCTGCCGCTGGCCCCGTTCAGGACCATGGCGATCACCGTCGACGGCGAGCTGCCCGACGGCGTCAGCGCCAAGGACCTGATCCTGGCGATCATCGCCAGGATCGGCACCGGCGGCGGTCAGGGCTACGTCATCGAGTACCGCGGCTCGGCCATCGAGAAGCTCTCGATGGAGGCCCGGATGACCATCTGCAACATGTCGATCGAGGCGGGCGCCCGGGCCGGCATGATCGCCCCCGACCGGACCACCTTCGACTACCTGCAGGGCCGTCCGCACGCCCCGCAGGGCGAGGACTGGGACGCCGCGGTCGCGTACTGGAGCACGCTCAGGACCGACGAGGACGCCGTCTTCGACCACGAGGTCGTCATCGACGCCGCCTCCCTGTCCCCGTTCGTCACCTGGGGCACCAACCCCGGCCAGGGCGCACCGCTGAGCGCCTCCGTGCCGGACCCGGCCGGCTTCGAGGACCCCAGCGACCGCCTGGCCGCCGAGAAGGCCCTGGAGTACATGGCCCTGGAGCCCGGTACGCCGCTGCGCGAGGTGAAGGTCGACACCGTCTTCGTCGGCTCCTGCACCAACGGCCGCATCGAGGACCTGCGCTCCGCCGCCTCCGTCGTCAAGGGCCGCAAGATCGCCGACGGTGTGCGGATGCTGGTCGTGCCCGGCTCGGTCCGGGTCGCCCTGCAGGCCGTGGAGGAGGGCCTGGACAAGGTCTTCAAGGAGGCCGGCGCCGAGTGGCGGCACGCGGGCTGCTCGATGTGCCTGGGCATGAACCCCGACCAACTGGCCCCCGGTGAGCGCTCCGCGTCCACCTCCAACCGCAACTTCGAGGGACGGCAGGGCAAGGGCGGCCGCACCCACCTGGTGTCGCCGCAGGTCGCGGCCGCGACCGCGGTCACCGGCCACCTCTCGTCCCCCGCCGATCTGCCCGGCGCAGCCGTCCTGGAGGCCTGA